The window CCCCGCGCCCCTTCGGGTCGCCTGTTCAGCTGTTGGACCAGGCTCGGCGGCACAGCACGAGCCGATAGCCGTCGGGGTCCTCGATCGTGACTCCCCACTCGTTCCAGTAGGGGTTGGGGGATTCCACCCGCTTGCCGCCGTGCTGCTCCAGGCGGGCGATCCGATCGTCCGGGACCGGGCCGTCGGCGTAGATCACGAGCAGGTCCTCCTCGGTGGGGCGGGGTTCGACCGGCCTGGCGGCCTCGTGCACGAGCTCCAGATGCCAGTCGGCGTCGGGCCAGCCGAGCATCAGCAGATCGTGCTCCCCTGGTTCGCTCCCGCCCTCGGCCCGCCACACCACGTCCAGCCCGAGCCCCTCGCGCCAGAACCGCTCAGCCGCGGCGAGGTCGCGGGAAGGGCGGGCGATACGGATGTGGCTGCGACCGTTCAAGGGCATGGCGACCTCTTCTCGTGGCGTCGGTCCGCGACAGCGAGCCGCCTCGCAGCCTAGGAAGCCGACCCCCACGGAGTCATCGGCCATCCGCCCTGCACCAAACGACCTAGGCCACGGCCCTCAGGACTTGGTGTGCACGATCTGGATGAGGTTGCCGCAGGTGTCGTCCAGGACCGCGGTGGTGAGCGGGCCCATCTCCAGGGGGTCCTGCGTGAACCGCACCCCGAGTCCGCGCAGCCGCTCGTACTCCGCAGTGACGTCGTCCACGGCGAAGGAGGCGGCCGGGATGCCGTCCTCGACCAGCGCCGTCTTGTACGGCTGCACCGCCGGATGGCCCGAGGGCTCCAGGAGCAGCTCGGTCCCGTCGGGGTCCTCCGGCGAGACCACGGTCAGCCAGCGGTCCGTCCCCACCGGGACGTCGTGCTTCTTCACGAAGCCCAGCACGTCGGTGTAGAAGCTCCGGGCTTTCTCCTGGTCGTCGACGAAGACACTGGTGATGTGGATCCTCATGAGGCGCTCTCCGGAGTGTCGGACCTGATCTCGACCAGTCTGCGGCCGTCTCGATCCGACGGTACCGGTGACCTGTGACATTCACCTGTTCCTGCGCGGTCCGTGCGGGGTATGCCGGATCTCACCTCGACGAGCGCGACGGAGGATGAACGATGGCACAGCTGCGGCAAGAGGCCGATCCCGGTGAGGCGGGGCTGGACCCGCGGGCGCTGGACGACATGGACCGGCACTTCGCCCGACTGGTCGACGAGGGGCGGCTGCCGGGCTTCCTCGTGTCCGTCGCCCGGGCCGGACGCGTCGCACACCTGGCCACGCACGGACTGCGCGACATCGCGGCCGGGCTCCCGGTCGAGCCCGACACCCTGTGGCGGGTCTACTCCATGACGAAGCCGGTCACCGCGGTCGCCGCACTGCTGCTCGTGGAGGAGGGCCGGCTGTCGCTGGACGACCCGGTCGCCGACCATCTCCCGGCCTTCGCCGAGCCCCGGGTGTACGTCGGCGGCTCCGGGTCCGACGTACGCACCCGCCCGGCCGACGGCCCCATACGCGTCCGGCATCTGATGACCCACACCTCGGGGCTGACCTTCGGCTTCTACCACACCCACCCCGTCGACGCCCTGTACCGCGCGGCCGGCCTGGAGTCGTCCGTGCCGCCGGGCGCGGACCTGGCCGAGACCATCGAGGTGTACGCGAGTCTGCCGCTGCAGTTCGAGCCGGGCACCCAGTGGAACTACTCGGTGGCCAGCAATGTCCTGGGCCGGATCATCGAGGTCGTGTCGGGGCAGCCGCTCGACGTGTTCTGTGCGGAGCGGGTCTTCGGCCCTCTCGGCATGACGGACGCGGGTTTCCACGTCACGGACGAGCAGGCGCCCCGGCTGTCGGAGATGTACGGCGAGAAGGAGGGCGGCGGCGGCATCGAACCGATCCCGGGGCTGCCGCTGCGCGGCCGGCCGCGGTTTCTGTCGGGCAGCGGCGGCATGGTGGCCTCCGCCCACGACTACCACCGTTTCATGGAACTGCTGCGCCGCCGCGGCGAACTGGACGGCGTCCGGCTCCTCGCGCCCGGGACCGTGGACCTGATGACCCGCAACCATCTGCCCGACGGCGCCGACCTGCGCGCCTTCGGCAGCCGTCCCGCCCACGACGAGCCGGGCAACGACGGGGTCGGCTTCGGCCTCAACTGCTCCGTCGTCATCGACCCGTCCCGCACCCTCGTGCCGTCCGGGCTCGGCGCGTACGGCTGGAGCGGGGTGGCGACGACGACGTTCTGGGTGGACCCGGGCCGCGACCTGACGGTGCAGTTCATGACACAGGTGCGGCCCCGGTCCTCGCACTCGGTGTTCCGGGACCTGAAGAGGCTGGTCCACGAGGCCCTGGCGGGCTGAGCCCCGCTACCGGTCGACGCGCAGTGTGAACTCGATTCCCTCCTGGGCGAGTTCACGCAGCCACTGTTCCGACCGGGCCGCCGTCTCGGCGGCCCGGTTCAGGCCCGGCGGCAGGGAGCCGTCCAGGACGTGGCGGACGCCCAGGGCGAGGGTGCGTGAGACGCAGCGGGCCATCGCG of the Streptomyces koelreuteriae genome contains:
- a CDS encoding VOC family protein, whose translation is MPLNGRSHIRIARPSRDLAAAERFWREGLGLDVVWRAEGGSEPGEHDLLMLGWPDADWHLELVHEAARPVEPRPTEEDLLVIYADGPVPDDRIARLEQHGGKRVESPNPYWNEWGVTIEDPDGYRLVLCRRAWSNS
- a CDS encoding VOC family protein; translation: MRIHITSVFVDDQEKARSFYTDVLGFVKKHDVPVGTDRWLTVVSPEDPDGTELLLEPSGHPAVQPYKTALVEDGIPAASFAVDDVTAEYERLRGLGVRFTQDPLEMGPLTTAVLDDTCGNLIQIVHTKS
- a CDS encoding serine hydrolase domain-containing protein — its product is MAQLRQEADPGEAGLDPRALDDMDRHFARLVDEGRLPGFLVSVARAGRVAHLATHGLRDIAAGLPVEPDTLWRVYSMTKPVTAVAALLLVEEGRLSLDDPVADHLPAFAEPRVYVGGSGSDVRTRPADGPIRVRHLMTHTSGLTFGFYHTHPVDALYRAAGLESSVPPGADLAETIEVYASLPLQFEPGTQWNYSVASNVLGRIIEVVSGQPLDVFCAERVFGPLGMTDAGFHVTDEQAPRLSEMYGEKEGGGGIEPIPGLPLRGRPRFLSGSGGMVASAHDYHRFMELLRRRGELDGVRLLAPGTVDLMTRNHLPDGADLRAFGSRPAHDEPGNDGVGFGLNCSVVIDPSRTLVPSGLGAYGWSGVATTTFWVDPGRDLTVQFMTQVRPRSSHSVFRDLKRLVHEALAG